One Pleurocapsa sp. PCC 7327 DNA segment encodes these proteins:
- the ruvX gene encoding Holliday junction resolvase RuvX, whose amino-acid sequence MPKISALGLDVGKKRIGVAGCDGTGLIATGITTIERTSFERDLEQLRQLVEERDVQILVVGLPYSMDGSLGFQARQVQKFARRLSKALQLPVEYVDERLTSLEAEQQLKERKQFSSRDKGAIDRLAAAIILQQWLDSRRSSQLSVTRE is encoded by the coding sequence ATGCCAAAAATCTCTGCCTTGGGATTGGATGTGGGTAAAAAGCGGATTGGCGTGGCGGGGTGCGATGGGACGGGGTTAATCGCCACCGGCATAACTACCATCGAGCGAACCTCCTTCGAGCGAGACCTAGAGCAGCTCAGGCAACTCGTCGAGGAACGAGACGTCCAGATACTGGTCGTTGGTTTGCCCTATTCGATGGATGGCAGTCTGGGATTTCAGGCGCGGCAAGTACAAAAATTTGCTCGGCGACTATCGAAAGCCTTGCAATTACCCGTCGAATACGTTGACGAACGGCTGACCTCCCTAGAAGCCGAACAGCAGTTAAAAGAGCGCAAACAATTTTCTAGCCGCGACAAAGGAGCGATCGATCGCCTAGCTGCTGCGATTATTTTACAGCAGTGGCTCGATAGCCGTCGCTCTAGTCAGTTATCAGTCACTAGAGAATGA
- a CDS encoding GUN4 domain-containing protein, translating into MKKLALALALCLLPTSAALAQLLSQTNSPPTNDSSLISPETRINYNFLRQLLATGQWRKANDRTKQLMLKAANREAQGWLSSQNIEKFPCWDLKTIDSLWKEYSKGRFGFSIQFPIFVETGNRPGRLVDVDAYEKFGDRVGWRKEQRWIDFKENLNYSLDAPIGHLPNPRQEYQINGGRLEYVTLSKRMVDCKLVTPPANPTPPASETNPLNVMPPANETKSLNQKKK; encoded by the coding sequence ATGAAAAAGCTCGCGTTAGCTTTGGCTTTGTGCTTGTTGCCGACGAGTGCTGCTTTAGCCCAACTGCTTTCTCAGACTAACTCCCCACCCACTAACGACTCTTCGCTGATTTCGCCCGAAACTCGCATTAACTATAACTTTTTGCGTCAATTATTAGCGACTGGACAGTGGCGCAAAGCCAATGACCGAACCAAACAATTGATGTTGAAAGCAGCCAATCGAGAAGCGCAAGGATGGCTTTCAAGCCAAAATATCGAAAAATTTCCTTGCTGGGATTTGAAAACAATTGACAGTCTTTGGAAAGAATATTCCAAAGGGCGCTTTGGTTTTAGCATTCAGTTTCCTATTTTTGTAGAAACTGGTAATAGACCGGGGCGATTGGTAGACGTAGATGCATACGAAAAATTTGGCGATCGCGTTGGCTGGCGAAAGGAACAACGATGGATCGATTTTAAGGAAAATTTAAACTATAGTCTCGACGCACCAATAGGACATCTTCCCAACCCAAGACAAGAATATCAAATTAATGGAGGAAGGCTCGAATATGTCACACTTAGCAAGCGAATGGTTGACTGCAAGTTAGTCACTCCCCCAGCGAATCCAACGCCTCCAGCGAGCGAAACTAACCCATTGAATGTAATGCCCCCAGCGAACGAAACAAAATCATTAAATCAAAAGAAAAAATAA
- a CDS encoding efflux RND transporter permease subunit, which produces MLFSISTLFIKRPVLTTVCTIVIILVGAISIPLLPIAKLPQIAPTQVQVTATNIGSDARTTEETVTTIIEREINGVEDMKYMSSNTSNNGVTNITVTFPTEVDRNTAQVNVQNRVAQAEAELPEVVRQTGVTINKASPNILMAMAFYSEKNENGEYIYDTSFISNYVDLYVLDEIRRIKGVGRAQLVGERKYAMRIWLDPDKLAARGLNARDVVSAVQEQNIQVGAGKIGQQPAPDEQQYEIPLRAVGRIKNVEEAENLVIQVGDNGTLIRLKDVGRAELGAESYDTDVIWNGLPAIGLPVYQLPGSNALDTANAIKAKLAELSKQFPPGMKGEVGFDPTLFVTSSIQEVVLALVQAIALVVAIIFVFLQDWRTTLIPAIAIPVALIGAMAFLLMFGFELNQLTLFGCVLATGLVVDDGIVVVEAIAKKIEHGMRPMQAALDSMEELFGAVIATSIVLMAVFIPVSFFPGSTGIVYRQFALTIAFAIALSTFNAITFSPSMSAVLLRPRQEAQGPLGAFFRLFNRFFEWVNRQYRRFIEFLTRIKMLVVGIFVAGLVITIGIYQIVPSGFVPEEDQGYFIIIGQAPAGVSLNYTAAQAEQIDKLMSDIKGIRGRFCLVGFGFDGNGSDKLICFAPLKPWDERPGAENSVYGLLAQANQKLGSLTGMLAFAVNAPPVDGLGQSGGFEFQLQNRQLLPMEALIDNAQKLVAAANQRPEFKSPSPRPLVFTTFTSNTPQMEISIDRAQAKALNVDIDEIFETLRTYLGSNYVNDFVLGQRQYRVYVQADREFRSNPDDISRLYVRSRDGNMVQLSNVVNINDFIYPPTVAHYNIYPSIKIQGAPAPGYSTGQAIAAMEEIAAQVLQPGFGFEWTGTALEEKSSGGAAPIIFGLGFVMVFLVLAAQYESYIDPAIIMLTVPLAVLGALGGIWFRANIFQAGGLWPVVNNNIYCQVGLVMLIGMASKNAILIVEFANQSRELGMSITQAALYAAEQRFRPILMTAISTLVGFMPLVTAKGAGSLARWSLGTAVFGGMLVATFLSLLFAPILYIVIKNLEEAFLKGGGSGKPRPSRRTVESMLPPSSEEETVPTFRASGQNE; this is translated from the coding sequence ATGCTGTTTTCTATTTCCACTCTCTTTATCAAACGACCTGTCCTAACGACAGTCTGCACCATAGTAATTATCCTAGTCGGAGCAATCTCCATTCCCCTACTGCCGATCGCGAAACTTCCGCAGATCGCCCCAACGCAGGTACAAGTGACCGCCACTAACATCGGTTCCGATGCGAGAACCACAGAAGAGACCGTCACAACGATTATCGAGCGAGAAATCAACGGGGTTGAGGACATGAAATATATGTCCTCCAACACGAGCAACAATGGGGTTACCAATATTACCGTTACCTTTCCCACAGAGGTAGACAGAAATACTGCTCAAGTTAACGTTCAAAATCGAGTTGCTCAGGCAGAAGCAGAGTTGCCAGAGGTGGTCAGACAAACGGGGGTGACAATTAACAAAGCTTCCCCAAACATTCTTATGGCGATGGCTTTTTACTCAGAAAAAAATGAGAACGGAGAGTACATCTACGACACCTCATTCATCAGTAACTACGTTGACTTGTACGTTCTTGACGAAATTAGGCGGATTAAAGGGGTTGGTAGGGCACAGCTCGTTGGGGAACGGAAATATGCCATGCGGATCTGGCTCGACCCCGACAAACTCGCCGCACGGGGACTGAACGCTCGGGATGTCGTCAGTGCCGTTCAGGAACAGAATATTCAGGTGGGGGCAGGAAAAATCGGTCAGCAGCCAGCTCCAGACGAGCAACAATATGAAATCCCCCTGCGAGCCGTCGGTCGGATTAAGAACGTCGAAGAAGCAGAAAACCTGGTTATTCAGGTGGGGGATAACGGCACTCTAATTCGACTAAAAGATGTAGGTCGAGCCGAATTAGGTGCAGAGAGTTATGACACAGACGTAATCTGGAATGGTTTGCCAGCCATCGGTTTGCCAGTCTATCAGTTGCCCGGCAGCAATGCTCTGGATACGGCTAATGCCATCAAAGCCAAACTAGCCGAGCTATCAAAGCAATTCCCACCTGGCATGAAAGGAGAAGTGGGATTCGATCCGACTCTATTCGTCACTTCTTCGATTCAAGAAGTAGTTTTGGCGCTGGTGCAAGCGATCGCGTTAGTAGTTGCGATCATCTTTGTCTTCTTGCAAGACTGGCGCACCACCTTAATTCCCGCCATTGCCATCCCCGTTGCCCTGATTGGGGCGATGGCGTTTCTGTTGATGTTTGGGTTTGAACTCAACCAGTTAACCTTGTTCGGCTGCGTGTTAGCCACGGGGTTGGTCGTAGACGACGGAATCGTTGTCGTTGAAGCGATCGCTAAAAAAATCGAGCATGGCATGCGACCGATGCAAGCCGCCCTCGATTCGATGGAAGAATTGTTTGGAGCCGTCATCGCCACCTCAATCGTATTGATGGCAGTATTCATCCCCGTCTCTTTCTTCCCCGGCAGTACGGGCATCGTCTACAGGCAATTCGCGCTAACGATCGCTTTTGCGATCGCCCTGTCTACCTTTAACGCCATCACCTTCTCGCCGAGCATGTCAGCCGTCCTGCTGCGCCCCAGGCAGGAAGCCCAAGGTCCTCTGGGCGCATTCTTCCGCTTGTTCAATCGATTCTTCGAGTGGGTCAACCGACAATACAGAAGGTTTATAGAATTTCTGACCCGCATTAAAATGCTGGTCGTCGGCATTTTTGTTGCAGGTTTGGTAATAACGATAGGGATCTATCAGATCGTTCCGAGTGGATTTGTTCCAGAAGAAGACCAGGGATACTTTATCATTATCGGTCAAGCCCCAGCTGGCGTTTCCCTCAACTACACCGCCGCCCAAGCAGAACAGATCGATAAGCTTATGAGCGACATTAAGGGAATTCGAGGCAGATTCTGTCTGGTTGGTTTTGGCTTTGATGGTAATGGCTCCGATAAACTGATCTGCTTTGCTCCTCTCAAACCCTGGGACGAACGCCCCGGCGCAGAAAACTCGGTCTATGGATTGCTCGCTCAAGCCAACCAGAAACTTGGAAGTCTTACGGGCATGCTAGCCTTTGCCGTGAATGCGCCTCCCGTTGACGGATTAGGTCAGTCTGGCGGTTTTGAGTTTCAGTTGCAAAACCGCCAACTTCTTCCGATGGAAGCGCTGATCGACAATGCCCAGAAACTCGTTGCGGCAGCCAACCAAAGACCCGAATTCAAATCGCCCAGTCCGAGACCGCTGGTATTTACGACCTTCACATCTAACACGCCTCAGATGGAGATTTCCATCGATCGCGCTCAGGCAAAGGCGCTCAACGTCGATATCGACGAAATTTTTGAAACCCTACGAACTTATCTTGGCTCCAACTACGTCAACGATTTCGTCCTCGGACAACGACAATATCGGGTTTACGTGCAGGCAGACCGCGAGTTTCGCTCCAATCCCGACGACATCAGCCGCTTGTACGTGCGATCGCGCGATGGCAACATGGTACAACTGAGCAACGTGGTTAATATCAATGACTTTATCTATCCGCCCACGGTGGCTCACTACAATATCTACCCTTCGATCAAAATTCAAGGCGCTCCCGCACCCGGTTACAGTACCGGACAAGCGATCGCAGCCATGGAAGAGATAGCCGCCCAAGTCTTACAACCCGGTTTTGGCTTTGAATGGACGGGAACCGCCCTAGAAGAAAAATCTTCTGGCGGTGCTGCGCCGATTATTTTCGGCTTGGGTTTTGTCATGGTTTTCTTAGTTCTAGCCGCTCAGTACGAAAGCTACATCGATCCCGCTATCATCATGCTCACCGTGCCTCTAGCCGTTTTGGGCGCTCTAGGAGGCATCTGGTTCAGAGCCAATATCTTCCAGGCGGGCGGACTTTGGCCCGTGGTCAATAACAATATCTATTGTCAGGTGGGTCTGGTAATGCTCATCGGGATGGCAAGCAAAAACGCGATTCTGATTGTGGAATTTGCCAACCAATCGCGAGAGTTGGGCATGAGCATTACTCAAGCAGCACTCTATGCCGCAGAACAGCGCTTCCGACCAATTCTCATGACGGCAATTTCTACCCTAGTCGGTTTCATGCCTCTCGTGACGGCAAAGGGTGCGGGTTCTCTCGCTCGTTGGTCTCTGGGAACTGCCGTTTTTGGTGGCATGTTGGTAGCCACTTTCTTGAGTCTGTTGTTTGCTCCTATCCTTTATATCGTCATTAAAAATCTAGAAGAGGCCTTCTTAAAAGGCGGTGGATCGGGCAAACCTCGTCCATCCCGACGGACGGTGGAATCCATGTTGCCTCCCTCCTCTGAAGAAGAAACCGTTCCTACTTTTCGAGCATCTGGGCAAAATGAGTAG
- a CDS encoding glycosyltransferase family 4 protein, translated as MVRTLFITKEKPYPPAGGVELRNWQNINIMMQYGSVGVFSICQWSASSQVPAGIDFWYPYTLAKSVSSWENWKRRAWLLRPNAHPDVDRLYQQAAAKELEKVLAEFQPDLTIVEEIWLYRYLKIIKRQKCRIIFDEHNIEADLFEQKHGALKMRLPRLKSIELDFIRKADQTWVCSEEDVALVKTLYGRQFQPQAIPNGIDVASYDCVRLKQCNPPEGFGEKQHNLIYMGTFSYPPNKVAAKLLIEEIYPRLRKINPNCRLLLVGRSPTKSMLQAAELEPGIIVTGSVPDIRPYLAAASVMVVPLQQGGGTRLKLLEAFASGCPAVSTTKGAEGLNVRDSEHLLIRDEIEAITDAVEQLWSKNALVEKLTAAAYELVKAEYSWEAVSKRVDQALQQLL; from the coding sequence GTGGTTCGTACTCTCTTTATTACCAAGGAAAAACCCTACCCCCCAGCAGGTGGCGTGGAGCTGCGCAACTGGCAAAATATCAACATTATGATGCAATATGGCTCGGTAGGGGTTTTTTCTATCTGTCAGTGGAGCGCGAGTTCGCAAGTGCCCGCAGGAATTGACTTTTGGTATCCCTACACGCTTGCCAAGTCCGTTTCGTCTTGGGAAAATTGGAAACGCCGTGCCTGGTTGCTTCGCCCCAATGCCCATCCCGATGTGGATAGGTTGTATCAACAAGCTGCTGCCAAAGAATTAGAAAAAGTATTAGCAGAATTTCAGCCAGATTTAACTATAGTCGAAGAGATATGGTTGTATCGCTATCTTAAAATTATAAAACGCCAAAAATGTCGAATTATCTTTGACGAACACAATATTGAAGCAGATCTCTTCGAGCAAAAACACGGCGCCTTAAAAATGAGATTGCCGCGCCTTAAATCGATCGAGTTAGATTTTATTCGTAAAGCCGATCAAACATGGGTTTGTAGCGAAGAAGATGTCGCTCTTGTAAAGACGTTGTACGGGCGGCAATTTCAACCCCAAGCGATTCCTAACGGAATTGATGTAGCTTCCTATGACTGCGTTCGCCTCAAGCAATGCAATCCTCCTGAAGGGTTCGGGGAAAAACAACACAATTTAATCTACATGGGAACTTTTTCTTATCCTCCCAACAAAGTTGCAGCGAAGTTACTCATAGAAGAAATTTATCCTCGACTGCGAAAAATTAACCCAAATTGTCGCCTGCTGCTGGTAGGACGAAGCCCGACCAAATCGATGCTGCAAGCTGCCGAGTTAGAACCGGGAATCATCGTGACCGGAAGCGTTCCAGACATTCGACCTTATTTAGCTGCTGCTAGTGTTATGGTCGTTCCTTTACAGCAAGGAGGAGGCACTCGTTTAAAACTTCTGGAGGCTTTTGCATCTGGTTGTCCGGCAGTCAGTACTACTAAAGGGGCAGAGGGATTAAACGTCAGAGATAGCGAGCATCTCTTAATTAGAGACGAAATTGAAGCGATAACCGATGCCGTAGAACAGCTTTGGTCGAAAAATGCCCTAGTTGAGAAACTGACTGCTGCTGCTTACGAATTGGTTAAGGCAGAATATTCTTGGGAAGCCGTGAGCAAAAGAGTAGACCAAGCGCTTCAGCAACTTTTGTAG
- a CDS encoding efflux RND transporter periplasmic adaptor subunit, with protein MVTPNSPCLKRLLGTAIALSLLAAACSPGKQQGGAGGPPAFQVKMQAAAKGLVSDSSEYVGNLEAKQRVRLAPRIDGRILRIFVDSGERVAAGQKIVELQPTREQENVRAAASQVNIEKANLNARQADLRAAEAERARAEAQVEEARANLARADADVQDIQAELELAQKNYARFVFLVKEGAQSQQDLDNRTRDLNTRKAQLASRIKTRDSLRGSLNASVKSLQAAEKRVEQALANIDSQKAAVARAEGQLGVSSQMLGFNTVTAPINGIVGDFPSKVGDYVEIGEELTTITNNQTFDLRISVPTERRAQLRTGLPVETIDADGKVAVKGQVTFISPNVNNSNQTILAKATFRNDGSLRDNQYVKARIVWGQQPGVLIPTTAVTRIGGQAFVFVAQQAENQQRKPTLVAKQKPVILGSIQGQDYAVRSGIKAGEKVITSGLLNLQDGTPVAQETIASEQKK; from the coding sequence ATGGTTACACCTAACAGTCCGTGCTTAAAACGGTTATTGGGAACTGCTATTGCCCTTTCTCTGCTCGCGGCAGCGTGCAGCCCCGGCAAACAGCAGGGAGGGGCTGGCGGTCCGCCAGCCTTTCAGGTCAAAATGCAAGCAGCCGCAAAAGGATTGGTTTCCGACAGCAGCGAATACGTAGGGAATCTCGAAGCCAAACAGAGAGTTCGCTTGGCACCACGAATCGACGGTCGAATTCTGCGGATTTTCGTCGATAGTGGCGAGAGAGTCGCGGCAGGGCAGAAAATCGTCGAACTGCAACCGACCAGAGAGCAAGAAAACGTAAGAGCCGCCGCCTCGCAAGTCAACATCGAGAAAGCTAATCTCAATGCAAGACAAGCTGACTTGAGGGCAGCAGAAGCAGAACGCGCGCGAGCAGAAGCCCAAGTCGAAGAGGCTAGGGCTAATTTGGCGAGAGCAGATGCGGACGTACAAGACATTCAAGCCGAATTAGAATTGGCGCAAAAAAATTACGCTCGCTTCGTTTTTCTAGTCAAGGAAGGGGCACAATCCCAACAGGATTTAGACAATCGCACCCGCGACCTCAATACCAGGAAAGCGCAACTCGCATCCCGAATTAAAACCCGCGATTCTCTGAGAGGATCGCTCAATGCCTCCGTCAAATCTTTACAAGCAGCCGAAAAACGAGTCGAACAGGCATTAGCTAACATAGACAGTCAAAAGGCAGCCGTGGCAAGAGCTGAAGGACAGTTAGGAGTCAGCAGCCAGATGTTGGGCTTTAACACCGTGACTGCTCCAATTAACGGCATAGTCGGCGATTTCCCCAGTAAAGTAGGAGATTACGTCGAAATTGGGGAAGAACTAACCACGATTACAAATAACCAAACCTTCGATCTACGAATTAGCGTTCCCACAGAACGTCGCGCCCAATTGCGAACCGGACTACCTGTCGAGACGATCGATGCAGATGGCAAGGTAGCAGTCAAGGGTCAAGTTACGTTCATCTCCCCCAATGTCAATAACAGCAACCAAACCATCCTCGCCAAAGCCACCTTCCGCAATGACGGCAGCTTGCGAGACAACCAATATGTCAAGGCGAGAATCGTTTGGGGGCAACAACCGGGCGTGTTAATTCCCACCACTGCCGTTACCCGCATTGGCGGACAAGCTTTTGTTTTTGTCGCCCAACAAGCAGAAAACCAACAAAGAAAGCCGACATTAGTAGCAAAGCAAAAGCCCGTGATTCTGGGAAGCATTCAAGGGCAAGATTACGCAGTGCGATCGGGAATTAAGGCAGGTGAAAAAGTAATTACTTCGGGTTTGCTCAATCTCCAGGATGGAACGCCCGTTGCCCAAGAGACGATCGCATCGGAACAGAAGAAGTAA
- the cbiT gene encoding precorrin-6Y C5,15-methyltransferase subunit CbiT yields MLWPYTTPGISDDLFERLPGIPLSKREVRLLLISALRLKADSVLWDIGAGTGTIPVETGLLCPKGKIIAVERDEEVASLIRRNCDRFSVANVEVIEGSAPDCLEGLHPLPDRVCIEGGRPIEEILKQVWQYLKPGGRVVATAANLESLYLISEGLAKLQARNIDVVQAAVNRLETRGIHQIFAAVDPIFILSGEKLDS; encoded by the coding sequence ATGCTTTGGCCCTATACAACTCCCGGCATTTCCGACGATCTATTCGAGCGCTTGCCCGGCATTCCCTTAAGCAAGCGAGAGGTAAGATTGCTGTTGATCTCTGCCCTCAGATTAAAAGCCGATTCGGTTTTATGGGATATTGGGGCAGGAACTGGCACTATTCCAGTAGAAACAGGATTGCTCTGTCCCAAAGGAAAAATTATTGCAGTAGAACGAGACGAAGAAGTTGCCAGCTTGATTCGTCGCAACTGCGATCGCTTTAGCGTCGCCAATGTAGAAGTCATCGAAGGAAGCGCCCCAGATTGTCTTGAAGGGCTGCATCCTTTGCCGGATCGCGTTTGTATTGAAGGAGGGCGACCGATTGAAGAGATTTTGAAGCAAGTTTGGCAATACCTAAAACCCGGAGGCAGAGTCGTCGCAACGGCAGCCAATCTAGAAAGTCTTTACCTGATCTCAGAAGGCTTGGCAAAGTTACAAGCGCGCAATATTGACGTAGTTCAAGCAGCCGTCAATCGCTTGGAGACGCGCGGAATTCATCAAATCTTCGCCGCAGTCGATCCCATTTTTATTTTGAGCGGCGAAAAGTTGGATTCCTGA
- a CDS encoding phosphatidate cytidylyltransferase — protein MPWSRIVSAIVAIPLALGMIIVGGWYFTLGIGVIVFLGQREYFQLVRAKGIAPAAKTTLVLSQLLLVTAAIAPTLTDAVFPLTGALICFYLLFQPKLATIADISTSILGLFYGGYLPSYWIRLRIGFMPATMPVSIASSNLPLMGFWPESWMHLKLFPPALVITFLAFGCIIAADISAYITGKFFGRTQLSHISPKKTVEGTIFGILGSITVAEIGAWYLEWPYWQITGLILGVLIGIVSLLGDLTESMMKRDAGVKDSGQLIPGHGGILDRTDSYVFTAPLVYYFVTLFLPLLD, from the coding sequence ATGCCTTGGTCTCGTATTGTTAGTGCTATTGTTGCGATCCCCCTGGCTTTGGGGATGATTATTGTCGGGGGCTGGTACTTCACTCTAGGAATTGGAGTCATTGTCTTTTTGGGACAACGGGAATATTTCCAACTGGTTCGTGCCAAAGGCATTGCACCTGCTGCTAAGACGACATTGGTCCTCTCTCAATTATTGCTCGTCACGGCTGCGATCGCGCCTACGCTAACCGATGCCGTATTTCCCTTGACGGGCGCTCTAATCTGCTTTTATCTGCTGTTTCAGCCCAAATTAGCGACGATTGCCGACATATCGACCTCGATTCTCGGATTATTTTACGGTGGCTATCTTCCCAGCTATTGGATTAGATTGCGGATTGGTTTTATGCCAGCCACAATGCCAGTCAGTATTGCTAGCAGCAATCTGCCTTTGATGGGTTTTTGGCCCGAGTCTTGGATGCACCTTAAGCTGTTTCCGCCAGCTTTAGTCATTACTTTTCTGGCATTCGGTTGCATTATTGCAGCCGATATCAGTGCCTACATCACGGGCAAGTTCTTTGGTCGCACTCAACTGTCGCACATTAGTCCAAAAAAGACAGTTGAAGGCACTATTTTTGGCATTTTAGGAAGTATCACCGTTGCAGAAATTGGAGCCTGGTATTTAGAGTGGCCCTATTGGCAAATAACGGGGCTGATTTTAGGGGTGTTAATTGGCATTGTCAGTCTTCTAGGAGATTTAACCGAATCGATGATGAAACGCGATGCAGGCGTAAAAGATTCGGGACAATTAATTCCCGGACACGGCGGAATTCTAGACCGCACGGATAGTTATGTTTTTACTGCTCCTTTGGTTTACTATTTCGTCACTTTATTTTTGCCCTTGTTAGATTAA
- a CDS encoding response regulator transcription factor has translation MVVPSAQNKIMVVDDDPAVRYLISRFFSYNNYEIAAAEDAKTARKIFQIFQPDLVILDVNLPDDSGFNLCQEIRQTGKFVLMLTCLTDANYVLKGFERGADDYQTKPFNLEILKAKIEALLKRRQVPNDVISPLVSSYSPRLIFDNLIIDPQKFEVVVGEKIVSLTALEFELLYFLASHPDRVWERSELILSVWSQNDEIGAERKVDVHIGQIRKKIGDFDSKWIKTIRGKGYMFEPPVWK, from the coding sequence ATGGTTGTTCCCTCCGCTCAAAATAAAATAATGGTTGTAGATGACGATCCGGCAGTTCGTTACCTAATTTCTCGTTTTTTTAGCTATAATAACTATGAAATTGCCGCCGCAGAAGATGCGAAAACTGCTCGTAAAATCTTCCAAATATTTCAACCAGATTTGGTAATTTTAGATGTCAATCTTCCCGACGATAGTGGCTTCAATCTCTGCCAAGAAATTCGTCAAACAGGGAAATTTGTTTTGATGTTAACCTGTCTTACAGATGCCAATTATGTATTAAAAGGATTTGAAAGAGGAGCTGACGATTATCAAACTAAACCATTTAATCTAGAGATTCTCAAGGCTAAAATTGAAGCCTTATTAAAACGACGACAGGTTCCTAATGACGTAATATCTCCCCTGGTTTCTTCTTATTCACCCCGCCTCATTTTTGATAACTTAATTATCGATCCTCAAAAATTCGAGGTAGTAGTAGGAGAAAAAATAGTATCTCTAACCGCTTTAGAGTTTGAGTTGTTGTATTTTTTAGCTAGCCATCCCGATCGCGTTTGGGAACGTTCGGAATTAATTTTATCAGTCTGGAGTCAAAATGATGAGATCGGTGCCGAAAGGAAAGTTGACGTTCATATCGGTCAAATTCGTAAAAAAATCGGCGATTTTGACAGCAAATGGATTAAGACTATTCGCGGTAAAGGTTATATGTTTGAGCCACCTGTTTGGAAATAG
- a CDS encoding aspartate carbamoyltransferase catalytic subunit yields the protein MQFTWTRHHILALADWVPQEYDIVLQTASSFREVLSRRTKKVPALQGQVVTNLFFEPSTRTRSSFELAAKRLSADILNFSPGTSSITKGETILDTAKTYLAMGTDIMVIRHQQAGVPNAIAQEMDRLNTGVSVFNAGDGQHEHPSQALLDLFTITSLLDPENPRVELLKEKKIAIVGDILHSRVARSNIWSLTAAGAEVHLAGPPTLVPMLFASMGNRTYGGKLLLHWEIEPALQDAHFIMTLRLQKERMTEHLLPSLREYHQRYGITRDRLKLCQNDVKVLHPGPVNRGVEIDSDLMDDPALSLISEQVTNGVAVRMALLYLIGNLKAS from the coding sequence ATGCAATTTACCTGGACTCGTCATCACATCCTCGCCCTAGCTGATTGGGTTCCCCAAGAATACGATATCGTGTTGCAAACCGCTTCGAGTTTCCGGGAAGTTCTCTCAAGGCGAACCAAAAAAGTCCCAGCGCTTCAGGGACAGGTGGTGACAAATTTATTCTTTGAACCTTCAACGCGCACGCGCAGCAGTTTTGAACTTGCCGCTAAGCGGCTTTCTGCCGATATCCTCAATTTTTCGCCAGGAACTTCTTCTATAACCAAGGGAGAAACCATTTTAGACACGGCGAAAACCTATCTGGCGATGGGAACCGATATTATGGTGATCCGTCACCAGCAAGCAGGCGTTCCCAACGCGATCGCACAAGAAATGGATCGCCTTAATACTGGAGTTAGCGTTTTCAATGCAGGCGACGGACAGCACGAACACCCTTCTCAAGCTTTACTGGATTTATTTACCATTACATCTCTACTAGACCCAGAAAATCCCCGCGTCGAACTGCTAAAAGAAAAAAAAATCGCCATTGTCGGCGATATCCTACACTCAAGGGTAGCGCGGTCTAATATTTGGAGTTTGACGGCGGCAGGAGCGGAAGTTCATTTAGCAGGACCGCCGACGCTAGTTCCCATGTTATTTGCAAGTATGGGCAATCGCACTTATGGAGGGAAATTATTGTTGCACTGGGAGATCGAACCCGCCTTGCAGGATGCCCATTTCATTATGACCTTGCGACTGCAAAAAGAACGCATGACCGAGCATTTATTACCCAGTTTGAGGGAGTATCACCAACGATATGGCATTACACGCGATCGTCTCAAGCTCTGTCAAAATGATGTCAAAGTTCTCCATCCGGGTCCCGTTAACCGAGGCGTAGAAATTGATTCCGATTTGATGGACGACCCGGCTTTAAGCCTCATCTCCGAGCAAGTCACCAATGGCGTAGCAGTACGAATGGCGCTTTTGTATCTGATTGGAAACCTCAAGGCGAGTTGA